One Candidatus Neomarinimicrobiota bacterium DNA window includes the following coding sequences:
- the rpsJ gene encoding 30S ribosomal protein S10, with protein MAGQTIRIRLKAYDHNLVDKSTELIMKTARSTGAVVSGPIPLPTRRTLITVLRSPHVNKKSREQFQTKIHKRLLDILNSTPKTVDALMKLDLPAGVDIEIKV; from the coding sequence TGGCGGGACAGACGATAAGAATCAGATTAAAAGCGTATGACCACAACCTCGTGGACAAATCGACCGAATTGATAATGAAAACGGCAAGGTCCACGGGCGCGGTAGTATCGGGACCGATCCCACTGCCTACCAGGAGAACCCTAATCACTGTTCTCCGTTCACCGCACGTAAACAAGAAATCGAGAGAACAGTTCCAGACGAAGATACACAAACGATTGTTAGACATATTAAACTCGACGCCGAAGACGGTTGATGCACTGATGAAGCTCGATCTGCCGGCCGGCGTTGACATCGAGATAAAAGTTTGA